From Camelina sativa cultivar DH55 chromosome 7, Cs, whole genome shotgun sequence, one genomic window encodes:
- the LOC104703008 gene encoding zinc finger protein CONSTANS-LIKE 3-like (The sequence of the model RefSeq protein was modified relative to this genomic sequence to represent the inferred CDS: added 1 base not found in genome assembly) produces the protein MASSRLCDSCKSTAATLFCLADAAFLCGQCDGKIHTANKLASRHERVWLCEVCEQAPAHVTCKADAAALCIACDRDIHSANPLSRRHERVPIVPFYDAVSGSAKSASSSVNFVDEDGGDADVSVEAASWLLPKEGGVEISNLLFSDLEYPKMEVTSENSSGNDGVVPVQNKTMFLSEDYFNFDLAPSKISQQGFDFINQTDSSRSLDVALVPENGGVTMTTVTTPVVQLSPAEREARVLRYREKRRNRKFEKTIRYASRKAYAEMRPRIKGRFAKRTDSRGDDGGGDVGVYGGFGVVPSF, from the exons tggcGTCGTCGAGACTGTGCGACTCGTGCAAATCGACGGCGGCGACTTTATTCTGCCTAGCTGACGCAGCGTTTCTCTGCGGCCAATGCGACGGTAAGATCCACACAGCTAACAAACTCGCTTCTCGTCACGAACGAGTCTGGCTATGCGAAGTCTGCGAACAAGCACCTGCACACGTCACCTGCAAAGCCGACGCCGCCGCTCTCTGCATCGCCTGCGACCGTGACATCCACTCGGCTAATCCGCTCTCTCGCCGCCACGAACGAGTCCCGATCGTTCCGTTCTACGACGCCGTTTCGGGATCTGCCAAATCCGCCTCCTCTTCCGTTAATTTCGTAGACGAAGACGGTGGTGACGCTGACGTTAGCGTCGAAGCTGCGTCGTGGCTTTTGCCTAAAGAAGGAGGAGTCGAGATCTCTAATTTGTTGTTCTCCGATCTTGAGTATCCGAAGATGGAGGTTACGTCGGAGAATAGCTCCGGCAACGATGGAGTCGTTCCTGTTCAGAACAAGACGATGTTTCTCAGTGAAGATTACTTCAACTTCGATCTCGCTCCTTCCAAAATTTCTCAACAAGGATTCGATTTCATCAACCAAACT GATTCGTCGAGATCTTTAGATGTAGCGTTAGTGCCTGAAAATGGAGGAGTTACGATGACGACGGTGACGACGCCAGTTGTGCAGTTGTCACCGGCGGAGAgggaagctagggttttgaggtatagagagaagaggaggaatCGGAAGTTTGAGAAGACGATTAGGTATGCGTCGCGTAAAGCTTACGCTGAGATGAGGCCGAGGATCAAAGGACGTTTCGCTAAGCGTACAGATTCGAGaggtgatgatggtggtggtgacgTCGGAGTTTATGGCGGTTTCGGCGTTGTTCCGAGTTTCTGA
- the LOC104705027 gene encoding protein GLUTAMINE DUMPER 4-like: MLGLIAFALLILACSYWRLSTSGDDSGEGNGGRVDEGKESQSGVKAESVAYEEKILVIMAGDDLPRFLATPAANKCMCGHEGNMVISKAEDGGTAEEKMGDKTKGDEETTSH, translated from the coding sequence ATGTTAGGACTCATAGCTTTCGCTTTACTTATCCTCGCTTGTTCATACTGGCGCTTGTCCACCTCCGGTGATGACTCCGGCGAAGGAAACGGTGGAAGAGTCGACGAGGGGAAAGAGAGTCAGTCTGGAGTGAAGGCGGAGAGCGTGGCGTACGAGGAGAAGATTCTTGTCATAATGGCCGGAGATGACTTGCCGAGGTTTTTAGCCACGCCGGCGGCGAACAAATGCATGTGTGGTCACGAGGGTAATATGGTAATTTCAAAAGCGGAGGATGGTGGTACTGCCGAGGAGAAAATGGGTGACAAAACgaaaggagatgaagaaacaaCGAGtcactga
- the LOC104703010 gene encoding protein TIC 55, chloroplastic-like has translation MAFPFLSFSLQLTATSPILFTKVTIPIIHRATCTAPTNPRLHLLRRYSAAGTAVSNQTEGGGGRGEVLINPEEEKRVEAADYDWTEEWYPLYLTRNVPEDAPLGLTVFDRKIVLYKDGEGTFRCYEDRCPHRLAKLSEGQLIDGRLECLYHGWQFEGDGKCVKIPQLPASAKIPKAACVKTYEVKDSQGVVWVWMSTKTPPNPEKLPWFEHFARPGFFDISTTHELPYDHSILLENLMDPAHVPISHDRTDFSAEREDAQPLVFEVTERTNRGFAGTWRREKDSGKGSTLLRFDAPCVLQNNRELEGKDGVKRNFSAVFLCRPTGQGKSMLIARFGVTKRSPLVSVLPQWYWHKEACKVFEQDMGFLSSQNEVLMKEKVPTKDLYLNLKSSDTWVSEYRKWMDKVGHGMPYYFGNRTISLPKVPPVVEHAPAGIIAALSASYPAKGGIGTMYAPNLANRYFRHVIHCRSCSKVIKSFELWKNILSATAVVLTTLAILVVSRQWKAVLLGSAALCSAAAYACLKAIELNTNNFIRTHRRL, from the exons ATGGCTTTTCCTTTTCTAAGCTTTTCTCTTCAACTCACAGCTACTTCTCCAATCCTCTTCACTAAAGTAACAATACCCATAATCCACAGAGCAACATGCACAGCACCGACGAACCCCCGACTCCATCTCCTCCGCCGTTACTCCGCCGCCGGAACCGCCGTATCTAATCAGacagaaggaggaggaggaagaggggAGGTTCTTATAAACCCTGAAGAAGAGAAACGTGTTGAGGCGGCTGATTACGATTGGACAGAGGAGTGGTACCCTTTGTATCTCACCAGAAACGTCCCCGAGGATGCGCCGCTTGGCCTCACCGTCTTCGATAGAAAAATAGTTTTGTATAAAGACGGCGAAGGAACATTTCGCTGTTACGAGGATCGTTGTCCTCATCG GTTGGCTAAGTTGTCTGAAGGACAGCTGATTGATGGGAGATTGGAATGTCTGTACCATGGTTGGCAATTTGAAGGAGATGGCAAATGTGTCAAGATTCCTCAG CTTCCTGCAAGTGCCAAGATTCCAAAGGCGGCTTGTGTGAAGACGTACGAGGTGAAGGATTCACAAGGAGTTGTATGGGTTTGGATGTCAACAAAAACACCTCCTAACCCTGAAAAGCTTCCTTGGTTTGAGCATTTTGCTAGACCTGGTTTTTTCGACATATCCACAACTCACGAGCTACCTTATGACCATTCTATTCTTCTAGAGAATCTGATGGATCCGGCTCATGTCCCTATTTCTCATGATAGAACTGACTTCAGTGCAGAAAGAGAAGATGCTCAGCCTCTGGTTTTTGAGGTCACAGAGCGAACTAACCGGGGTTTCGCAGGGACTTGGAGACGGGAAAAAGACAGCGGGAAAGGGAGTACTTTACTTCGGTTTGATGCTCCATGTGTTCTGCAGAACAATCGAGAACTTGAAGGGAAGGACGGGGTGAAGAGGAACTTTTCAGCGGTGTTTCTTTGTAGACCTACAGGGCAAGGGAAGTCTATGCTTATTGCTAGGTTTGGGGTCACGAAAAGATCACCATTGGTTTCAGTGTTACCTCAATGGTATTGGCATAAGGAAGCCTGCAAGGTCTTTGAACAAGACATGGGGTTCCTATCGTCTCAAAACGAAGTTCTGATGAAGGAGAAAGTACCAACTAAGGACTTGTATTTAAATCTCAAGTCATCAGACACATGGGTCTCTGAGTATAGAAAATGGATGGACAAAGTTGGTCATGGAATGCCTTATTATTTCGGGAATAGGACCATATCTCTCCCCAAGGTTCCTCCCGTAGTGGAACACGCCCCAGCAGGGATCATTGCAGCTCTCTCAGCTTCTTACCCAGCAAAAGGAGGAATTGGAACTATGTACGCTCCCAATTTGGCTAACCGGTACTTCAGACATGTTATCCATTGTAGAAGCTGCAGCAAAGTGATCAAATCTTTTGAGCTCTGGAAAAATATCCTCTCCGCCACGGCAGTTGTTTTGACGACTTTG
- the LOC104703004 gene encoding ADP-ribosylation factor 1 yields MGILFTRMFSSVFGNKEARILVLGLDNAGKTTILYRLQMGEVVSTIPTIGFNVETVQYNNIKFQVWDLGGQTSIRPYWRCYFPNTQAVIYVVDSSDTDRIGVAKEEFHAILEEEELKGAVVLIFANKQDLPGALDDAAVTEALELHKIKSRQWAIFKTCAVKGEGLFEGLDWLSNTLKSGSG; encoded by the exons atgggaatcCTATTCACGCGGATGTTCTCTTCCGTGTTTGGCAACAAAGAAGCTCGTATCCTCGTCCTCGGTCTCGACAATGCTGGAAAAACCACAATCCTCT ATCGGCTTCAGATGGGGGAAGTTGTCTCTACGATTCCGA CTATTGGATTTAACGTTGAGACTGTTCAGTACAACAATATCAAGTTTCAGGTCTGGGATTTAG GTGGACAAACAAGCATCAG GCCGTACTGGCGATGCTATTTCCCGAATACACAAGCAGTGATCTATGTTGTTGACTCGAGTGATACAGATAGAATCGGGGTGGCGAAAGAGGAGTTTCATGCAATTTTGGAG GAAGAGGAATTGAAAGGTGCGGTGGTTCTGATATTTGCAAACAAGCAG GATCTTCCTGGTGCACTCGATGATGCGGCTGTTACAGAAGCTTTGGAGTTACATAAGATAAAGAGTCGTCAATGGgcaatcttcaaaacttgtgctGTGAAAGGCGAGGGACTTTTCGAGGGATTGGACTG GTTGAGTAATACGTTGAAGTCGGGCAGTGGCTAA
- the LOC104703012 gene encoding protein TIC 55, chloroplastic-like produces the protein MAVPFLSSSLHLTATSPILFTKVTTPIIHRTTCTTPTKPRFHLLRRSAAAGTAVVDQTEGGGGEVFINPEEEKRVEVADYDWREEWYPLYLTKNVPEDAPLGLTVFDSQIVLYKDGEGTFRCYEDRCPHRLAKLSEGQLIDGRLECLYHGWQFEGDGKCVKIPQLPASAKIPKAACVKTYEVKDSQGVVWVWMSTKTPPNPEKLPWFEHFARPSFFDISTTHELPYDHSILLENLMDPAHVPISHDRTDFTAKREDAQPLVFEVTERTNRGFAGTWGKEKDGGKGSMLLRFDAPCVLQYNREFEGKDGVKNYFSALFLCRPTGQGKSMIISRFGVTKRSPLVSVFPQWYWHQNACKIFEQDMGFLSSQNEVLMKEKVPTKDLYLNLKSSDTWVSEYRKWMDKVGHGMPYYFGHRTISLPKVPPVVEHAPAGIIAALSASYPAKGGIGTMHAPNLANRYFRHIIHCRSCSKAIKSFELWKNILSATAVVLATLAILVVSRQWKAVLLGSAALCSAAAYGCLRAIELNTNNFIRTHRRL, from the exons ATGGCTGTTCCTTTTCTAAGCTCCTCTCTTCATCTCACAGCTACTTCTCCAATCCTCTTCACTAAAGTAACAACACCCATAATCCACAGAACAACATGCACAACACCGACGAAACCCCGTTTCCATCTCCTCCGCCGTTCCGCCGCCGCCGGTACCGCCGTGGTTGATCAGacagaaggaggaggaggagaggttTTTATAAACCCTGAAGAAGAGAAACGTGTTGAGGTGGCTGATTACGATTGGAGGGAGGAGTGGTACCCTTTGTACCTCACCAAAAACGTCCCCGAGGATGCGCCGCTTGGCCTCACCGTCTTCGATAGCCAAATAGTTTTGTATAAAGACGGCGAAGGAACATTTCGCTGTTACGAGGATCGTTGTCCTCATCG GTTGGCTAAGTTGTCTGAAGGACAGCTGATTGATGGGAGATTGGAATGTCTGTACCATGGTTGGCAATTTGAAGGAGATGGCAAATGTGTCAAGATTCCTCAG CTTCCTGCTAGTGCCAAGATTCCAAAGGCGGCTTGTGTGAAGACTTACGAGGTGAAGGATTCACAAGGTGTTGTATGGGTTTGGATGTCAACAAAAACACCTCCTAACCCTGAAAAGCTTCCTTGGTTTGAGCATTTTGCTAGACCTAGTTTTTTCGACATATCGACAACTCACGAGCTTCCTTATGACCACTCCATTCTTCTAGAGAATCTGATGGATCCAGCTCATGTCCCTATTTCTCATGATAGAACTGACTTCACTGCTAAAAGAGAAGATGCTCAGCCTCTGGTTTTTGAGGTCACCGAGAGAACTAACCGGGGTTTCGCAGGGACTTGGGGAAAGGAGAAAGACGGCGGGAAAGGGAGTATGCTACTTCGGTTTGATGCTCCATGTGTTCTGCAGTACAATCGAGAATTTGAGGGGAAGGACGGGGTGAAGAACTACTTTTCAGCGCTGTTTCTTTGTAGACCAACAGGGCAAGGGAAGTCTATGATTATTAGTAGGTTTGGTGTCACGAAAAGATCACCATTGGTTTCAGTTTTCCCTCAATGGTATTGGCATCAGAATGCCTGCAAAATCTTTGAACAAGACATGGGGTTCCTATCGTCTCAAAACGAGGTCCTGATGAAGGAGAAAGTACCAACTAAGGACTTGTATTTAAATCTCAAGTCATCCGACACATGGGTCTCTGAGTATAGAAAGTGGATGGACAAAGTTGGTCATGGTATGCCTTATTATTTCGGGCATAGGACCATATCTCTCCCCAAGGTTCCTCCCGTAGTGGAACATGCCCCAGCAGGGATCATTGCAGCTCTCTCAGCTTCTTACCCTGCAAAAGGTGGAATTGGAACTATGCACGCTCCCAATTTGGCTAACCGGTACTTCAGACATATTATCCATTGCAGAAGCTGCAGCAAAGCCATCAAATCTTTTGAGCTCTGGAAAAATATCCTCAGTGCCACGGCAGTTGTTTTGGCGACTTTGGCCATTCTGGTGGTTAGTAGACAGTGGAAGGCTGTCCTGTTAGGTTCAGCAGCATTGTGCTCAGCCGCAGCTTATGGTTGCTTAAGAGCTATAGAACTAAACACCAATAACTTCATTAGAACACACAGAAGACTATGA
- the LOC104703009 gene encoding peroxidase 18-like, with amino-acid sequence MALQVSSCRPNSTLFALLLCLPLLLLISSSVADLSFNFYAGSCPGAELIVRNTVRSASSSDPSVLGKLLRLIFHDCFVQGCEGSVLIRGNGTERSDPGNASLGGFTVIESIKNVLEIFCPGTVSCADILVLAARDAVEALGGPVVPLPTGRRDGTVSIAANVRPNIIDTDFTVDKMINIFSSKGLSIQDLVVLSGAHTIGAAHCNTFNSRFKLDPKGNLELIDSSLDNSYAQTLMNKCSSSLDPTTTVVENDPETSSTFDNQYYKNLLAHKGLFQTDSVLMEDDRTRKIVEILANDQESFFERWTESFMKMSVIGVRVGEEGEIRRSCSAVN; translated from the exons ATGGCGTTGCAAGTTTCTTCATGCAGACCAAACTCTACTTTGTTCGCTCTTCTTCTATGTCTTCCACTACTTTTGCTTATTTCTTCCTCAGTAGCTGACCTCTCTTTTAACTTCTACGCCGGTTCTTGCCCTGGAGCTGAGTTAATCGTGAGGAACACAGTTAGATCTGCTTCTTCCTCTGATCCATCAGTTCTTGGGAAGCTTCTCCGCCTCATTTTCCACGACTGCTTCGTTCAG GGTTGTGAGGGCTCAGTCTTGATTCGAGGGAACGGTACAGAGCGAAGCGACCCTGGAAACGCGTCTCTAGGAGGATTCACTGTTATAGAAAGCATCAAAAATGTTCTTGAAATCTTTTGTCCAGGCACTGTGTCTTGCGCTGATATCCTTGTTCTTGCCGCTAGAGATGCAGTAGAAGCT CTTGGAGGACCGGTAGTTCCGCTACCCACAGGGAGAAGAGACGGGACGGTCTCAATTGCAGCAAATGTCAGACCAAACATCATCGATACCGATTTCACAGTTGATAAGAtgatcaatatattttcctCTAAAGGCTTATCTATTCAAGATCTTGTCGTCCTCTCTG GAGCGCACACTATCGGAGCTGCGCATTGCAACACATTCAACAGTAGGTTTAAGCTTGATCCCAAAGGCAATTTAGAGCTAATAGACTCGTCTCTTGATAACTCCTATGCGCAAACACTTATGAACAAGTGTTCATCGTCATTAGATCCGACAACCACGGTCGTTGAAAACGATCCAGAGACATCGTCGACGTTCGATAATCAGTACTACAAGAATCTGCTAGCTCACAAGGGTTTGTTTCAGACGGATTCAGTTCTCATGGAAGATGATCGAACGAGGAAGATTGTTGAGATTCTTGCAAATGATCAGGAGAGTTTCTTCGAGAGATGGACTGAGTCGTTTATGAAGATGAGTGTGATAGGCGTGcgagttggtgaagaaggtgagATCAGACGTTCTTGTTCTGCTGTTAATTAA